Proteins from a genomic interval of Panthera tigris isolate Pti1 chromosome A2, P.tigris_Pti1_mat1.1, whole genome shotgun sequence:
- the CALR3 gene encoding calreticulin-3: MAVAPVPLWAVCVLRVALATVYFQEEFLDGERWRNRWVQSTNDSQFGHFRLSSGKFYGHKEKDKGLQTTQNGRFYAISARFKPFSNKGKTLVVQYTVKHEQKMDCGGGYVKIFPADVDQKNLNGKSQYYIMFGPDICGFDFKKVHVILHFKNQYHSNKKSIRCKVDGFTHLYALVLRPDLTYEVKIDGQSIESGDIEYDWNLTSLKKMEKSSAESKDWDQAKDDKSQDWEKHFLDASASKPSDWNSELDGDWQAPMLQKPPYQDGLKPEGIDKDVWLHQKLKNTHYLTEYDLSEFENIGAIGLELWQVRSGTIFDNFLITDDEEYAENFGKATWGETKGPEREMDAIQAKEEVKKAREEDEEELLMGKFGGHDKGFQRFHRRDEF; this comes from the exons ATGGCTGTGGCTCCCGTTCCGCTGTGGGCGGTCTGCGTGCTGCGGGTGGCGCTGGCCACCGTCTACTTCCAAGAGGAATTTCTAGACGGAG AGCGCTGGAGGAACCGCTGGGTGCAGTCCACCAATGACTCCCAATTTGGGCATTTTAGACTCTCGTCGGGGAAATTTTATGGTCATAAGGAAAAGGACAAAG GTCTGCAAACCACGCAAAATGGCCGATTCTATGCCATCTCGGCACGTTTCAAACCGTTTAGCAACAAAGGGAAGACGCTGGTCGTTCAGTACACAGTGAAACACGAGCAAAAGATGGACTGTGGAGGGGGCTACGTTAAGATCTTCCCTGCAGATGTGGATCAGAAGAACCTGAATGGAAAATCTCAGTACTATATTATGTTTG ggccCGATATTTGTGGATTTGATTTCAAGAAAGTTCATGTTATTTTACACTTCAAGAATCAGTATCACTCAAACAAGAAATCGATCAGGTGTAAG GTTGATGGATTTACACACCTCTATGCTCTGGTTTTAAGACCGGACCTCACTTACGAAGTGAAAATTGACGGTCAATCAATTGAATCCGGCGACATCGAGTATGACTGGAACTTAACGTCACTTAAGAAGATGGAGAAGTCCTCCGCAGAGTCCAAGGATTGGGACCAGGCGAAAGATGACAAATCCCAG GACTGGGAGAAGCATTTTCTGGATGCCAGTGCCAGTAAGCCAAGCGACTGGAACAGCGAACTGGACGGGGACTGGCAGGCGCCGATGCTGCAGAAGCCTCCGTACCAG GATGGCCTGAAACCAGAGGGTATAGACAAAGACGTTTGGCTCCATCAGAAGCTGAAAAACACCCATTATTTGACGGAGTACGACCTCTCAGAATTTGAGAACATTGGTGCCATTGGACTGGAGCTTTGGCAG GTGAGATCAGGAACCATCTTCGATAACTTCCTGATCACAGACGATGAAGAGTATGCTGAGAATTTTGGCAAAGCCACTTGGGGGGAAACTAAG GGCCCAGAAAGGGAGATGGATGCCATACAGGCCAAGGAGGAAGTGAAGAAGGCCCgtgaggaagatgaggaggagctGCTGATGGGCAAGTTTGGTGGGCACGACAAAGGTTTCCAGAGATTTCACAGGAGGGACGAATTCTAG